The following proteins come from a genomic window of Halictus rubicundus isolate RS-2024b chromosome 8, iyHalRubi1_principal, whole genome shotgun sequence:
- the Mmy gene encoding UDP-N-acetylglucosamine pyrophosphorylase mmy, with the protein MDALRRKVAPFGQEHLLQFWDELSEEERDELRQDILELDFAEVTSCYEKAMHVFSSMQSGTLDDKVTPIPKERIGSVKTTDREQLKIYEKLGLEDIANGKVAVLLMAGGQGTRLGVSYPKGMYNVGLPSGKTLFQLQAERIIRLENIAEMECGKRGEITWYILTSEATHVATVDFLREHSYFNLKEENVKTFKQGMMPCFTFEGKIILSEKHKISKAPDGNGGLYRALRTQGILDDMVQRRIRSVHVHSVDNILIKVADPIFLGYCISSSIDCGVKVVEKSSPSEAVGVVCKVNDTYQVVEYSEISNETAELRYDNGELVYNTANVCNHYFTVDFLSAVSNNYEKEMQVHIAKKKIPYVDANGHRQIPTAPNGIKIEKFVFDVFKFAKQLAVWMGVRQEDFSPLKNADSSGQDCPSTARNDVLELHRKWLLNAGAISVTNDVEVSPLVSYAGENLSHVGGQSFEGPCVLE; encoded by the exons ATGGACGCTCTACGGAGAAAAGTTGCCCCTTTTGGCCAAGAACATCTGTTACAATTTTGGGACGAATTATCAGAGGAGGAGAGAGACGAACTTCGTCAAGACATACTGGAATTGGATTTTGCAGAAGTGACTTCGTGTTATGAGAAAGCTATGCACGTTTTCTCTTCGATGCAAAGCGGTACGCTAGACGACAAGGTGACTCCTATTCCTAAAGAGAGGATAGGCTCTGTCAAGACGACTGACAGAGAACAACTGAAAATATATGAGAAATTGGGCCTTGAAGACATTGCGAATGGTAAGGTAGCGGTGTTATTGATGGCAGGGGGTCAAGGTACTCGATTGGGAGTTTCTTATCCCAAGGGTATGTACAATGTTGGATTACCATCTGGTAAAACACTGTTTCAACTACAAGCCGAAAGAATCATTCGTTTAGAAAATATAGCTGAGATGGAATGTGGAAAACGAGGAGAGATTACTTG GTATATATTAACCAGCGAAGCCACTCACGTCGCTACAGTTGATTTCTTGCGTGAACATAGTTACTTTAACTTGAAAGAGGAAAACGTGAAAACCTTCAAACAAGGCATGATGCCATGTTTCACCTTCGAGGGAAAAATCATTTTGAGCGAAAAGCACAAAATCTCTAAAGCACCGGACGGTAACGGAGGATTATACCGAGCTTTAAGGACGCAAGGAATATTGGACGATATGGTACAACGTAGAATACGCAGTGTTCACGTTCATTCGGTAGATAATATCCTGATAAAGGTGGCCGATCCTATCTTCCTGGGATATTGTATATCGTCGTCCATAGATTGCGGAGTGAAGGTAGTAGAAAAATCATCGCCGAGCGAAGCAGTAGGAGTCGTGTGCAAA GTGAACGATACTTATCAGGTCGTCGAGTACagtgaaatttcaaatgaaacaGCTGAATTACGCTATGACAATGGAGAGTTGGTGTACAACACTGCAAACGTGTGTAATCACTACTTTACCGTAGATTTTCTTTCTGCAGTTAGTAATAACTATGAAAAGGAGATGCAGGTGCATATTGCCAAAAAGAAAATTCCATATGTAGATGCAAATGGACACAGACAAATTCCTACGGCCCCAAATGgtattaaaatagaaaaattcgtGTTCGATGTGttcaaatttgcaaaacaattaGCAGTTTGGATGGGTGTTCGCCAGGAAGACTTTAGTCCTCTTAAAAATGCTGATTCGAGTGGTCAAGATTGCCCAAGCACTGCGCGTAACGATGTACTAGAACTTCATAGAAAGTGGTTGCTAAATGCAGGAGCAATAAGTGTAACGAATGATGTAGAAGTATCTCCTTTAGTGTCTTACGCAGGAGAAAACCTGAGTCATGTGGGAGGTCAATCCTTTGAAGGTCCTTGCGTTCTGGAGTAG